In a single window of the Littorina saxatilis isolate snail1 linkage group LG5, US_GU_Lsax_2.0, whole genome shotgun sequence genome:
- the LOC138967385 gene encoding lysine-specific demethylase 4A-like isoform X1, giving the protein MESSSGGSQIPRIMVFRPTMEEFKNFSKYVDYMESQGAHKAGLAKVIPPPEWVPRRSGYDDLDIMIPAPIEQVVQGCQGLYTQYNIQRKAMHVNDFKKLANSDKYQTPKHFDFEELERKYWKNATFGNAIYGADISGSITDTDQNIWNINRLGTILDYVAGDYGIKIEGVNTAYLYFGMWKTTFAWHTEDMDLYSINYLHYGAPKSWYAVPPEHGQRLERLAQGFFPGSFQACPAFLRHKMTLISPHILKKYSIPVNKITQERGEIMITFPYGYHSGYNHGFNCAESTNFATKRWIEYGKRCLQCECRKDGVKINMDCFVKRFQPDRFEAWREGKDVAPHPEGHTVIRRPPKADSKDGLVSKRHPPSKQFKGPKMKATAESDEEEFQDDCNDEDFEVSAKKKKSHKKGKEKKAVSAEVKPKPKATPKKRKLEDEEGGAGVQKESKPKKTKKGVAVGGTVDGAAPKQTKPASPSVTSPKPKAKGKPKVQPKTEIIQAVPVSGPVTTEMSIQTMESMPPDQPMSAPGAKLDFYYKDSKAKRPTFTHKPTSFEEEFLRKVAGQQLSGVPAGAAGESSAPAVQVHSMTCQTDESGPSMLCSLASQVPKGVGIFKLANMMGNGTQFKFPQCVSNETKPKKSRKKKAAATVTAAMNEVNQGVQACTMDLPGSTGGMMNNSQQQNQFQQQNQFQNVQFFNPLKNTMGALGVNASFPDSGQGQQSSVATMANTPIAAILQASKDRQALLSLTANASTQAGLVQGGQLSQTVLQASNGQAVYRPAPTFDGRAPAFPAMQTVSNSYRAEHDCVASPSAFSEQQSPPPPILSPIPSPLKKWHPSSPPNLALSLAPSLAQQQMMPVLQSTAVHTGTHQHQLQNFHPSIHTNSHAGQVVTLLPKLRAESSESDNSQSSDLSTSRTPSYSGVRGAMAEQLDISDLTPPSNIKSTDQRILEILAQAQRLKDEKEQQMRHQKELEAQVRQSMEIGQEGATAKNLKKVRVRAPRPKKPKVTQPTTVSQLPLAPASSQPHTHQVHQPQSPNASPNAHNGAIQQPTMILPGVHSAHPVHMTSSTMPIAISKPSLQVISTKQLVSEPQVMAMPQTVYGGQTLALGQPALALSSNSMLTYASPVSTVGVNTMVSQHIPHSLLAASLLSSPITSHPQSQLVLQGPPALSGNLVSVAPSQAAGLHPAVFSLTNTHATQSPSVNIAHLHSNTPEASRQLTVSNGTVYTTNVVSHTSPLLGSTYNGDAHSSVSHHNGFQQSQASVVQSLSQPALFADDLQQGSKTIASLLYHRQQNVAQGLNPGPSASLLGKAAAGPVGLTQPLFINTAGRVLAVSGANLTLPRQLTPQPAPIVSGSLLGGLAGVPPHMASSLGEASSSTRPSTVSPGSLDGNPHSLDGQAHPSLTPLHHLHNYSLPSPSDLPSPALGPLPLGDLGLGLAPSPENWPHLDPSSGELPISKGNKDCKRQKSATSSKKAGGKGRKKADSPDDTPSSICDKDDNDVSKCVSNDVSDNDLRASSTVNDTPDKSPETKSSKSKKKKTPPAQTVVPTPSTETHSYSKPQSVSEKPGIHDEDVVSVEGAPGNFKHPAPWAKHLTGLWQGQPVSLTAERAFNRAMSHRPPNCAICALFKRFNIESERGLFNEGGLQMMVPPRSLPMIPEMLFAISVSNPTPFCDYSMLDGDGLSTLLTCTNCNVCVHASCYGAGKVADPSSWRCSRCAAFSTHAECCLCLLRGGALKPTTDGNWAHVVCALAISEVSFVDVRSRTPIDTSRLTAKRQRLRCTLCGPVTGSHSQPSVCIQCSHGRCTQAFHTTCAYAAGVQFETSDWPFPIYCTCLKHQNTREKQGKQRRLEDLYVGSQVIAKHKNGRYYHATIMEVARHKLYEVDFDDGSVSYDLLPEDIVGHNCAWEGPPAAGDHIQVCWTDGDLYGAVFRGVNCLDDYTVEFEDGSQLMLKRSELWTEEEDLPKCVKSRLSVATERKYTLFYPDQDINHEGPRPKKKIDYVAMLAPSVS; this is encoded by the exons ATGGAGAGCTCGAGTGGTGGGAGTCAAATTCCTCGCATCATGGTGTTTCGTCCTACCATGGAGGAGTTTAAAAACTTCAGCAAGTACGTGGACTACATGGAGTCACAGGGAGCTCACAAAGCTGGTCTAGCAAAG GTGATCCCTCCACCAGAGTGGGTGCCCAGAAGATCTGGATACGATGACCTGGACATTATGATCCCGGCTCCCATAGAGCAGGTTGTGCAGGGCTGCCAGGGCctgtacacacagtacaacatTCAGCGCAAAGCCATGCATGTCAACGACTTTAAAAAGCTGGCAAACAGTGACAA GTATCAAACACCAAAACATTTTGACTTCGAAGAGCTGGAACGGAAGTACTGGAAAAATGCCACCTTTGGCAATGCCATTTATGGGGCAGATATTTCTGGCTCTATAACGGATACTGACCAGAATATCTGGAACATTAACCGTCTTGGCACCATTCTGGACTATGTCGCTGGAGATTACGGCATCAAGATTGAGGGGGTGAACACAGCTTACCTGTACTTTGGCATGTGGAAGACCACCTTCGCCTGGCATACAGAGGACATGGATTTGTACAGTATCAACTACCTTCATTATGGCGCCCCCAAGTCATGGTACGCGGTGCCTCCTGAGCATGGACAGCGTCTGGAGAGACTAGCACAGG GATTCTTCCCCGGCAGTTTCCAGGCATGCCCTGCATTCCTGCGGCACAAGATGACCCTCATCTCTCCGCACATTCTCAAGAAGTACTCTATTCCTGTCAACAAg ATTACACAAGAACGGGGAGAAATCATGATCACATTTCCTTACGGCTACCATTCTGGCTACAACCATGGATTTAACTGTGCTGAATCTACCAACTTTGCTACAAAGCGATGGATAGAGTATGGAAAACGTTGCCTTCAG TGTGAGTGCCGCAAAGACGGTGTGAAAATCAACATGGACTGCTTTGTGAAGCGATTCCAGCCTGACCGGTTTGAAGCGTGGAGAGAAGGAAAAGATGTGGCCCCTCACCCAGAGGGCCACACAGTCATCAGACGGCCACCAAAAGC AGACAGTAAGGATGGTCTTGTTTCCAAACGTCACCCACCCTCAAAGCAGTTCAAGGGGCCCAAGATGAAGGCAACAGCAGAATCTGACGAGGAGGAGTTTCAAGATGACTGCAACGATGAGGACTTTGAGGTCAGtgcaaagaaaaagaagtctcacAAGAAAGGCAAGGAGAAGAAAGCTGTGTCAGCGGAAGTCAAGCCCAAACCTAAAGCCACGCCCAAGAAAAGGAAATTAGAGGATGAGGAAGGAGGGGCGGGTGTGCAGAAGGAAAGCAAGCCtaagaagacaaagaaaggtGTTGCTGTTGGAGGTACTGTGGATGGTGCTGCACCCAAGCAGACAAAGCCAGCCTCCCCCTCTGTCACTTCTCCCAAACCCAAGGCTAAAGGGAAACCCAAGGTCCAGCCCAAAACAGAGATCATTCAGGCAGTGCCTGTGTCGGGGCCCGTAACAACAGAAATGTCAATCCAGACGATGGAATCCATGCCACCCGATCAGCCCATGTCCGCTCCAGGGGCCAAGCTGGACTTCTATTACAAGGACAGCAAAGCCAAAAGACCCACCTTCACACACAAGCCTACTTCTTTTGAAGAGGAGTTCTTGAGAAAGGTTGCTGGTCAGCAGCTAAGTGGCGTGCCTGCTGGCGCCGCGGGGGAGTCGTCGGCTCCGGCCGTTCAGGTCCACTCAATGACTTGCCAGACAGACGAATCTGGGCCCAGCATGCTTTGCTCTCTGGCTTCCCAAGTTCCCAAGGGTGTGGGAATCTTCAAGCTGGCCAACATGATGGGAAATGGTACTCAGTTCAAGTTCCCGCAGTGTGTGAGCAATGAAACTAAGCCCAAGAAAAGCAGAAAGAAGAAGGCTGCAGCAACGGTGACTGCTGCCATGAACGAGGTCAACCAAGGTGTTCAAGCCtgcacaatggacctgcctggCAGTACAGGCGGCATGATGAACAATAGCCAGCAGCAGAACCAGTTTCAGCAGCAGAACCAGTTTCAGAATGTTCAGTTCTTCAACCCCCTGAAGAACACCATGGGGGCTTTAGGTGTGAACGCATCCTTCCCCGACTCTGGTCAGGGCCAGCAGTCGTCTGTGGCCACAATGGCCAACACACCGATTGCCGCCATCCTCCAGGCTTCCAAAGATAGGCAGGCGTTGCTCAGTCTGACGGCCAACGCTTCCACTCAAGCAGGATTGGTCCAAGGTGGTCAACTTTCTCAAACAGTGCTGCAGGCAAGCAATGGACAGGCAGTGTATAGGCCGGCCCCCACCTTTGACGGGAGAGCTCCTGCTTTCCCTGCTATGCAGACTGTGTCAAATTCTTACAGAGCTGAGCACGACTGTGTAGCTTCCCCCTCTGCTTTCTCTGAGCAGCAGTCACCTCCGCCTCCTATTCTATCTCCTATCCCATCCCCTCTGAAGAAGTGgcacccctcctcccccccaaaCCTGGCCCTGTCTCTAGCCCCTTCTTTAGCACAGCAACAGATGATGCCTGTGCTGCAGTCAACTGCTGTGCACACAGGGACACACCAGCATCAGCTACAAAACTTTCATCCCTCTATTCATACCAACTCCCATGCTGGGCAGGTGGTCACGCTTCTGCCCAAGTTGAGAGCGGAAAGCAGCGAAAGTGACAATAGTCAGAGCAGTGACCTTTCAACGTCGCGAACGCCTTCCTACTCGGGCGTTCGAGGCGCCATGGCTGAGCAGCTGGACATCTCGGATCTGACACCGCCGTCAAACATAAAGTCAACGGACCAGAGAATCTTGGAGATCCTAGCGCAGGCTCAGCGCCTGAAGGACGAGAAAGAGCAGCAGATGAGACACCAGAAGGAACTGGAAGCACAG GTTCGTCAGTCGATGGAAATTGGACAGGAAGGAGCAACAGCCAAAAACTTGAAGAAGGTCCGAGTCAGGGCTCCTCGGCCCAAGAAGCCCAAAGTTACCCAACCTACCACTGTCAGCCAGCTCCCACTGGCACCCGCTTCTTCCCAGCCTCACACACATCAGGTACACCAGCCACAAAGCCCCAATGCAAGCCCCAATGCACACAACGGTGCCATTCAGCAACCCACCATGATCTTGCCAGGGGTACACAGTGCTCATCCAGTCCACATGACCTCTTCAACCATGCCCATCGCAATATCCAAACCATCCCTTCAAGTCATCAGCACAAAGCAGCTTGTTTCCGAGCCTCAGGTCATGGCCATGCCTCAAACAGTTTATGGAGGACAGACCCTGGCCCTGGGACAGCCGGCGCTTGCCCTCAGTAGTAACTCCATGTTGACGTACGCTTCCCCCGTCAGCACTGTGGGAGTCAACACCATGGTCTCCCAGCATATCCCCCACTCCCTCCTGGCGGCCAGTCTTCTGTCCTCTCCCATCACGTCCCACCCACAGTCACAGCTGGTGCTGCAGGGTCCGCCCGCTCTGTCCGGCAACTTGGTGTCTGTGGCGCCGTCGCAGGCGGCGGGCTTGCACCCAGCTGTTTTCTCGCTCACCAACACCCACGCCACCCAGTCGCCCTCTGTTAATATTGCTCACCTTCACTCCAACACTCCTGAGGCATCACGGCAGCTGACTGTCTCCAACGGAACAGTGTACACCACAAACGTTGTATCCCACACCAGCCCTCTCCTTGGCAGCACTTACAATGGTGACGCCCATTCCAGCGTGTCTCATCACAACGGCTTCCAGCAATCACAGGCTTCAGTGGTGCAGTCCCTGTCGCAGCCGGCTCTCTTCGCGGATGACCTCCAGCAGGGTTCCAAGACCATAGCCAGTCTTCTCTACCATAGGCAGCAAAATGTAGCACAG GGCTTGAACCCTGGACCTTCGGCCAGCCTGCTGGGCAAGGCGGCAGCGGGCCCGGTGGGATTGACCCAGCCTCTCTTCATCAACACAGCGGGGCGAGTGCTGGCCGTGTCTGGCGCGAACCTCACCCTCCCGCGTCAGCTCACCCCTCAACCCGCGCCCATTGTGTCAGggagcttgctaggggggttgGCCGGGGTTCCTCCTCACATGGCTTCCTCCCTGGGCGAGGCTTCCTCCTCCACCAGACCCTCCACGGTCAGTCCGGGCAGTCTGGACGGCAACCCCCACAGCCTGGACGGTCAAGCGCACCCTTCACTGACCCCCCTCCACCACCTGCACAACTACTCCCTGCCCAGCCCCTCGGACCTCCCCTCCCCTGCCCTGGGGCCTTTACCCCTGGGGGACTTGGGTCTGGGCTTGGCCCCCTCCCCAGAAAACTGGCCCCACCTTGACCCTTCCTCAGGCGAGCTGCCCATAAGCAAAGGTAACAAG GACTGCAAGCGGCAGAAATCTGCAACCTCCAGTAAAAAGGCTGGTGGCAAGGGGAGGAAGAAGGCAGACAGTCCCGACGACACCCCCTCCAGTATCTGTGATAAAGATGATAACGATGTCTCCAAATGTGTTTCAAATGATGTTAGTGACAATGACTTGAGAGCTAGTAGTACTGTGAATGACACACCAGACAAATCACCCGAGACCAAATCCTCCAaaagcaagaagaagaaaactccaCCAGCGCAGACTGTGGTACCAACGCCATCAACAGAGACCCATTCCTACAGTAAACCCCAGAGTGTCAGCGAAAAACCTGGCATCCATGACGAAG ATGTTGTGTCCGTGGAGGGAGCCCCAGGTAACTTCAAGCACCCGGCCCCCTGGGCCAAACACCTGACCGGCCTGTGGCAAGGCCAGCCTGTCTCCCTGACTGCCGAGCGAGCCTTCAACCGTGCCATGTCACACAGACCCCCAAACTGTGCCATCTGCGCCCTCTTCAAAAGATTTAAT ATTGAGTCAGAGCGTGGGCTGTTCAACGAGGGGGGCCTGCAGATGATGGTCCCTCCCCGCTCCCTGCCCATGATCCCCGAGATGCTCTTTGCCATCAGCGTCAgcaaccccacccccttctgCGACTACAGCATGCTAGATGGCGACGGGCTCAGCACCCTCCTCACATGCACCAACTGCAACGTCTGCGTTCATGCCA GTTGCTATGGCGCTGGCAAAGTGGCAGACCCCAGTTCCTGGCGATGCAGTCGCTGTGCCGCATTTTCCACACATGCT GAATGCTGCCTGTGCTTGTTGCGTGGTGGAGCCCTGAAGCCCACCACTGACGGCAACTGGGCGCATGTGGTGTGTGCTCTGGCCATTTCCGAGGTCAGCTTTGTGGACGTTCGCAGTCGCACTCCCATCGACACCTCCAGGCTGACTGCCAAGCGACAGAGGCTG CGCTGCACACTGTGTGGACCTGTGACGGGAAGCCACTCCCAGCCCTCTGTGTGCATCCAGTGTTCCCACGGTCGCTGCACGCAGGCCTTCCACACCACCTGTGCCTACGCCGCGGGCGTGCAGTTTGAGACCAGCGACTGGCCCTTCCCCATCTACTGCACCTGTCTCAAGCATCAGAACACCAGGGAAAAG CAGGGAAAGCAGCGCCGACTGGAGGACCTGTACGTGGGCAGCCAGGTGATAGCCAAGCACAAGAACGGCCGCTACTACCATGCCACCATCATGGAGGTCGCGCGCCACAAGCTGTACGAAGTCGACTTTGACGATGGATCTGTCAGCTACGACCTGCTGCCCGAAGACATTGTG GGTCACAACTGTGCCTGGGAAGGCCCGCCTGCTGCCGGAGACCACATCCAAGTGTGTTGGACCGACGGTGACCTCTATGGCGCCGTGTTCCGAGGGGTCAACTGCCTGGATGACTATACC